In Paenibacillus sp. G2S3, a single window of DNA contains:
- a CDS encoding MFS transporter — protein sequence MSTWFLIIIYLAFISLGLPDSLLGTAWPVIWPEIGSSFGSAGIVSMIIAGGTIVSSLFSKRIVELLGTGRITLFSCFLTAAALLGFSIAPSMFWFIVMAIPLGLGAGAVDAALNHYVAENYKAHHMSWLHCFWGVGATMGPMIMAVNLVNPQSWRSGYATVAIIQFLLVIILLVTLPLWKRVATTQEKLHSKDMERVENLHGEAAATTKLHTSVLRLRGVRPSLLTFLLYCGIETIVGLWGASYLVSTREITADTAASWIALYYAGITVGRLTTGFIALKVHNRLLIRYGQLVTIAGGVILLLPLHSSLSLLGFLLIGLGLAPIYPGLLHETPARFGRENSAQLMGYQMAVAYTGTTLIPPLFGFIAVRTSIDLFPFVVFALLSLMFLSAETVNRLLGEPMQGRG from the coding sequence TTGTCTACCTGGTTTTTGATTATTATTTATCTGGCTTTTATCAGTCTCGGACTTCCTGACTCTTTACTTGGCACGGCATGGCCTGTTATCTGGCCCGAGATTGGTTCATCTTTTGGCTCGGCGGGTATCGTGTCCATGATCATTGCTGGAGGGACCATTGTGTCTAGTCTGTTCAGCAAGAGGATAGTTGAGCTTCTGGGTACGGGGAGAATCACATTATTCAGTTGTTTCCTTACCGCGGCAGCGTTGCTCGGATTTTCCATTGCTCCATCGATGTTCTGGTTCATAGTTATGGCCATTCCACTTGGTCTTGGGGCAGGAGCGGTGGATGCGGCATTGAATCACTATGTGGCCGAAAACTACAAGGCTCACCATATGAGCTGGCTGCACTGCTTCTGGGGTGTGGGGGCAACGATGGGACCGATGATCATGGCTGTCAATCTTGTAAACCCTCAGTCATGGAGGAGCGGTTATGCAACTGTTGCGATCATTCAGTTCCTACTTGTGATCATTCTTCTTGTGACGCTCCCCCTATGGAAACGGGTGGCTACAACGCAGGAGAAACTGCATTCGAAGGATATGGAGCGGGTAGAAAATCTCCATGGTGAAGCTGCAGCGACAACGAAGCTTCATACTAGCGTACTTCGGTTAAGAGGTGTGAGACCATCTCTTCTTACTTTCCTGCTGTATTGCGGGATAGAAACGATTGTTGGACTGTGGGGTGCTAGTTACCTGGTCAGTACAAGAGAGATCACTGCTGATACGGCTGCTAGTTGGATTGCCTTGTATTACGCTGGCATCACAGTTGGTAGGTTAACAACAGGATTCATCGCTTTAAAGGTTCATAACCGCCTACTTATCCGTTACGGTCAACTGGTAACTATTGCAGGTGGTGTAATTCTTTTATTACCGCTGCATTCGTCCTTATCGCTGCTCGGATTCCTCTTAATCGGTTTAGGTCTCGCTCCCATCTATCCGGGTCTTCTACATGAAACACCTGCTCGATTTGGCAGAGAGAATTCAGCCCAATTGATGGGCTATCAAATGGCTGTAGCATACACGGGAACAACACTAATTCCACCGTTATTCGGATTTATTGCCGTACGTACAAGTATTGATCTGTTCCCCTTTGTCGTTTTTGCACTACTGTCATTGATGTTTCTGAGTGCAGAGACAGTAAATAGACTTCTGGGCGAACCCATGCAAGGGAGGGGATAA
- a CDS encoding V4R domain-containing protein, producing MDHFTFTDMKKIKRGNLGDAVPLELFRTIRLIGLYQALPMNGKGTTLTIGRKIGEEFGVTSVKELFGLFEQLKIGIPIITHEDDKGMSITVHDCFCEGLPIMEGKMVCDLEGAIIEGALTKIRGKRVSVREVKCNVHGDECCEYIVKY from the coding sequence ATGGATCATTTTACTTTTACAGATATGAAAAAAATAAAGAGGGGAAATTTGGGTGATGCTGTACCCTTAGAGCTTTTCAGAACGATTAGACTTATTGGATTATATCAAGCGTTACCCATGAATGGTAAGGGCACAACATTGACCATAGGAAGAAAAATTGGGGAAGAGTTTGGCGTTACCTCGGTGAAGGAACTATTCGGGCTATTCGAACAATTGAAGATAGGGATCCCTATAATAACCCATGAAGATGACAAGGGGATGTCGATTACAGTACACGATTGTTTCTGCGAAGGGTTACCTATTATGGAAGGGAAAATGGTATGTGACTTGGAGGGGGCCATTATCGAAGGAGCACTTACCAAAATACGTGGGAAACGAGTTTCCGTCCGGGAAGTGAAATGTAATGTTCATGGGGATGAATGTTGTGAATACATAGTCAAATATTAA
- a CDS encoding cation-translocating P-type ATPase produces MEYYRKNVTDSLQEVQSTTNGLTSAEVDKRLERDGYNELKGKKKDPIWKLFLENFKDPMVVVLLIAAIVQIVMGQVMESLIIFLVLILNAVISVIQTRKAESSLDALQQMSAPEAKVLRDGALKTVPARELVRGDIVLLEAGDFVPADGRIIESGSLKINEGMLTGESEAVEKHTDTIAKESPLGDRRNMAFSGSLVVYGRGTLVVTGTALTTEIGKIAELIESAEAKQTPLQRKLETFSKQLGVAIIVLSVLIFAIQAGRVWLSNDTVDTTEAILNALMFAVAVAVAAIPEALSSIVTIVLSVGTNKMAKQHAIIRKLPAVEALGSTSVICTDKTGTLTQNKMTVVDYFLPEGDRDQFNQKPEEWSEEARRLLHIAVLCNDSNINEDGKELGDPTEVALIAFSNSMNKDYKEIRDNFPREAELPFDSDRKLMTTLHTFNGQKAMITKGGPDVLFGLCTHVLLSGQEVPMTPEDLDRFIEANEEFSSRALRVLAYAYKTVPNTVTEVGLEDEQNLVLVGLTAMIDPPREAVYGAIAESKKAGIRTIMITGDHKTTAQAIGRDIGLMTEKEIAVTGQELDAMSDEELDNKLEQIGVYARVSPENKIRIVRAWQRKGKITAMTGDGVNDAPALKQADIGVAMGSGTDVAKDAAAMILTDDNFVSIVNAVSVGRTVFDNIKKAIAYLFSGNLGAIIAILFALIFDWINPFTAIQLLFINLANDSLPAIALGMEKPEPNVMSRNPRELKEGIFAGGMMQAIITRGLLIGIAVIISLYIGLQHSPDMGVAMAFTTLILSRTLQTFAARSNSQTAIEAGFLSNKYVIGAVLVCFAFYGIAVLPGVREIFSIPASFGMSDWLIASGLALGAVILMELTKVIRRAFTPKSAS; encoded by the coding sequence GTGGAGTATTACCGCAAAAATGTAACAGACAGTTTACAGGAAGTGCAGAGTACAACTAACGGGCTTACGTCGGCAGAAGTCGACAAACGACTGGAACGTGATGGTTACAATGAATTAAAAGGAAAGAAAAAAGATCCCATCTGGAAGCTTTTTCTTGAAAATTTCAAGGACCCTATGGTGGTTGTACTGCTTATTGCGGCCATTGTTCAGATTGTTATGGGTCAAGTTATGGAGTCGCTTATCATTTTCCTCGTGTTGATTCTCAATGCAGTTATAAGTGTCATCCAAACGCGTAAAGCGGAGAGTTCACTCGATGCCCTGCAGCAGATGTCGGCACCTGAGGCCAAAGTGTTGCGGGATGGAGCCTTGAAAACTGTTCCTGCTAGAGAGCTTGTTCGCGGTGATATCGTATTACTGGAAGCCGGAGATTTTGTACCCGCCGACGGCCGTATCATAGAATCGGGAAGCTTGAAGATCAATGAAGGCATGCTGACCGGAGAATCCGAAGCTGTTGAAAAGCATACGGATACCATTGCGAAGGAATCTCCACTCGGAGACCGCCGTAATATGGCATTTAGCGGTTCCTTGGTTGTATATGGCCGTGGAACTCTTGTAGTAACAGGAACTGCACTGACAACCGAAATCGGCAAAATTGCTGAGCTCATTGAGAGCGCCGAAGCCAAGCAGACGCCACTACAGCGTAAGCTCGAAACCTTTAGTAAGCAGCTGGGCGTTGCGATTATCGTGCTCTCCGTTTTGATCTTTGCCATACAGGCCGGACGTGTCTGGCTGTCGAATGATACAGTAGATACGACGGAAGCCATCCTGAATGCGCTAATGTTTGCAGTCGCTGTAGCAGTCGCCGCTATTCCTGAAGCGCTATCCTCGATTGTAACGATTGTCTTATCCGTAGGTACGAACAAGATGGCTAAGCAACATGCGATTATTCGTAAGCTACCGGCCGTCGAAGCACTTGGATCAACCAGTGTCATCTGTACGGACAAAACCGGTACCCTGACCCAGAATAAAATGACGGTAGTAGATTACTTTTTACCGGAAGGTGATCGTGATCAATTCAATCAAAAACCCGAAGAATGGTCCGAGGAAGCCCGGCGCCTCCTACACATTGCCGTGCTTTGTAACGACTCTAACATTAATGAGGATGGTAAAGAATTAGGCGATCCAACTGAGGTGGCACTTATTGCCTTCAGTAACAGCATGAATAAAGATTACAAGGAAATACGCGACAATTTCCCTCGTGAAGCTGAACTTCCTTTTGACTCGGATCGCAAGCTGATGACGACCTTGCACACTTTTAACGGACAAAAAGCAATGATCACCAAAGGCGGACCAGATGTACTCTTTGGTCTTTGTACGCATGTACTACTAAGTGGACAAGAAGTGCCGATGACACCGGAAGATCTTGATCGTTTCATTGAAGCCAATGAGGAATTCTCCAGCAGAGCATTACGTGTACTTGCCTATGCTTATAAAACCGTACCAAATACAGTCACTGAAGTGGGCCTTGAGGATGAACAAAACCTGGTGCTCGTAGGCTTGACAGCTATGATTGATCCCCCTCGGGAAGCTGTCTACGGTGCGATTGCAGAATCTAAGAAGGCTGGAATTCGGACCATCATGATTACTGGTGATCATAAGACAACCGCACAAGCGATTGGACGCGATATCGGCCTTATGACCGAAAAAGAAATTGCCGTAACCGGTCAAGAGCTCGATGCCATGTCCGACGAAGAACTGGATAATAAGCTGGAGCAGATTGGTGTGTACGCCCGAGTCTCCCCGGAGAACAAGATCAGAATTGTCCGTGCATGGCAGCGAAAAGGCAAAATTACAGCCATGACCGGTGATGGTGTAAATGACGCGCCTGCATTGAAGCAAGCAGATATTGGTGTTGCCATGGGTAGTGGAACTGACGTTGCTAAAGATGCGGCAGCCATGATTTTGACGGATGATAATTTTGTATCTATTGTTAATGCTGTATCTGTGGGCAGAACGGTATTCGACAATATCAAAAAAGCGATCGCCTATTTATTTTCAGGCAACCTGGGTGCGATTATCGCCATCCTCTTTGCCCTGATTTTCGACTGGATTAATCCCTTCACGGCGATTCAGCTTCTATTCATCAATCTGGCGAATGATTCTCTCCCAGCCATTGCTCTTGGTATGGAGAAACCTGAACCAAATGTGATGAGCAGAAATCCAAGAGAACTGAAGGAAGGTATATTTGCCGGAGGAATGATGCAGGCTATTATTACCCGTGGTCTACTTATAGGTATAGCCGTAATTATATCCCTGTATATCGGACTTCAGCATTCCCCTGATATGGGCGTGGCCATGGCATTCACAACCCTGATTCTGTCTCGTACGCTTCAGACCTTTGCCGCTCGCTCGAACAGTCAAACAGCTATTGAAGCTGGCTTTCTCAGCAACAAATACGTCATCGGAGCCGTTCTGGTCTGCTTTGCCTTTTACGGCATTGCGGTTCTGCCAGGGGTTAGAGAAATCTTCTCGATTCCGGCTTCGTTCGGAATGTCCGATTGGCTGATTGCAAGTGGTCTGGCACTCGGCGCCGTCATCCTAATGGAATTGACGAAGGTTATTCGTAGAGCGTTTACTCCTAAATCAGCTTCCTAA